The Amycolatopsis sp. DG1A-15b genome window below encodes:
- a CDS encoding SDR family oxidoreductase — MSVENVLQGKVVVVSGIGPGLGRSIAVRSARAGADVVLAARTESRLGEVAKEVTDLGRRAVAVRTDIDDADSAANLVSEAVEAFGRVDTVVHNAFAVPPLTDLATVDLDAVRSGFETAAISVLRLTRLFLPALKESKGSLVMINSAVLRHSRRTFGAYKMAKSALLSLSQSLASELGPDGVRVNTVAPGYIWGPNLQWYFGYLAKERGITPEDVYAETASTIDLRKLPEPDEIADAVVFLASPMARAITGQCLDVNGGEYHH, encoded by the coding sequence GTGAGCGTGGAGAACGTGTTGCAGGGCAAGGTGGTCGTCGTCTCGGGGATCGGCCCCGGGCTCGGCCGGTCGATCGCCGTGCGCAGCGCGCGGGCCGGCGCGGACGTCGTGCTCGCCGCGCGCACCGAGTCGCGGCTCGGCGAGGTCGCGAAGGAGGTGACCGACCTCGGCCGCCGGGCGGTCGCGGTGCGCACCGACATCGACGACGCGGACTCCGCCGCGAACCTGGTGAGCGAGGCGGTCGAGGCGTTCGGCCGGGTGGACACCGTGGTGCACAACGCTTTCGCCGTCCCGCCGCTGACCGACCTGGCCACCGTGGACCTCGACGCCGTCCGATCGGGCTTCGAGACCGCCGCGATCTCGGTGCTCCGGCTGACCCGGCTGTTCCTGCCCGCGCTCAAGGAGAGCAAGGGCTCGCTGGTGATGATCAACTCCGCCGTGCTGCGGCACTCGCGGCGGACGTTCGGCGCCTACAAGATGGCGAAGTCGGCGCTGCTGTCGCTCTCGCAGAGCCTCGCCAGCGAGCTGGGGCCGGACGGCGTGCGCGTCAACACCGTGGCGCCCGGGTACATCTGGGGGCCGAACCTCCAGTGGTACTTCGGCTACCTGGCCAAGGAACGCGGCATCACGCCGGAGGACGTCTACGCCGAGACGGCGTCCACGATCGACCTGCGCAAACTGCCCGAGCCCGACGAGATCGCCGACGCGGTGGTCTTCCTCGCCTCGCCGATGGCGCGCGCGATCACCGGGCAGTGCCTCGACGTCAACGGCGGCGAGTACCACCACTAG
- a CDS encoding sulfotransferase has protein sequence MLPGREDVGTVEDLHASASKLTGLGDFGSDEYVEGLRVLLESYDADAELTPYGNKVHRAFLRGALVARLLSEASWKQNPGYADVRVERPIFVTGLPRTGTTALHRLLAEDPAHQGLEVWLAEVPQPRPPRSSWADNPIFQGIQAGYERHHVEHPEFMGVHHMSADQVEECWQLLRQSMRSVSFECLAHLPRYSRWLAKQDWTDAYARHKRNLQLIGLPDAGKRWVLKNPSHLFALDALMANYPDALVIQTHRAPRTIMASMCSLAEKAADGWSDKFRGEVIGRGQLDLWARGADEFSWARARHDPAQFLDVRYEDFVADPIGTVSTVYDHFGLEFTPEARAAMTAVHEASRTGERKPVHRYSLADFGLTPEEVDERFAGYLAAHGS, from the coding sequence ATGCTCCCCGGCCGCGAAGACGTCGGCACCGTCGAGGACCTGCACGCCTCGGCGTCGAAGCTCACCGGGCTCGGCGACTTCGGCAGCGACGAGTACGTCGAAGGCCTGCGCGTGCTGCTGGAGTCCTACGACGCGGACGCGGAACTGACGCCGTACGGCAACAAGGTGCACCGGGCGTTCCTGCGCGGGGCGCTCGTGGCGCGGCTGCTCAGCGAGGCGTCGTGGAAGCAGAACCCGGGGTACGCGGACGTCCGCGTGGAGCGGCCGATCTTCGTCACCGGGCTGCCGCGCACCGGCACGACCGCGCTGCACCGGCTGCTCGCCGAGGACCCCGCGCACCAGGGGCTCGAGGTGTGGCTCGCCGAGGTCCCGCAGCCGCGGCCGCCGCGTTCTTCGTGGGCGGACAACCCGATCTTCCAGGGGATCCAGGCCGGCTACGAACGTCACCACGTCGAGCACCCGGAGTTCATGGGCGTGCACCACATGTCCGCCGACCAGGTGGAGGAGTGCTGGCAGCTGCTGCGCCAGTCGATGCGGTCGGTGTCCTTCGAATGCCTCGCGCACCTGCCGCGCTACTCGCGCTGGCTGGCCAAACAGGACTGGACGGACGCCTACGCCCGGCACAAGCGCAACCTGCAGCTGATCGGGCTGCCGGACGCGGGCAAGCGCTGGGTGCTCAAGAACCCCAGCCACCTCTTCGCGCTGGACGCGCTGATGGCGAACTACCCGGACGCGCTGGTGATCCAGACGCACCGGGCGCCACGCACGATCATGGCGTCGATGTGCAGCCTCGCCGAGAAGGCCGCCGACGGCTGGTCGGACAAGTTCCGCGGCGAGGTGATCGGCCGCGGGCAGCTGGACCTGTGGGCCCGCGGAGCCGACGAATTCAGCTGGGCCCGCGCGCGCCACGACCCGGCGCAGTTCCTCGACGTGCGGTACGAGGACTTCGTCGCGGACCCGATCGGCACCGTGTCCACTGTGTACGACCACTTCGGACTGGAGTTCACGCCGGAGGCGCGGGCGGCGATGACGGCGGTGCACGAGGCGAGCCGGACCGGGGAACGGAAACCGGTGCACCGGTACAGCCTGGCGGACTTCGGCCTGACGCCCGAGGAGGTCGACGAGCGGTTCGCGGGCTACCTGGCGGCGCACGGCTCGTGA
- a CDS encoding glycosyltransferase: MTRVLVCVQPARGHVGPTKPIVGALVAAGHEVAVVTGARYRETFEELGATVTVLPEEADFDETDLNGTIPGRAGRRGLGLARFELANFVRAMPAQLSVIDGHQADVVLCDPLMTAGLALVRRERRPRLLTLGFLPFMPPVPTGPPGHPLRGAIFKALVPWVTGPAQRLAKDLLGGDPGMLFTDWPLHSDGVLQMTCPGFEYPRPGVPLHFIGPTTVSAASEHPLPPWWADLDGGRPVVHVTQGTVANDDLGRLVEPTIDALAGEDVLVVATTCGTPLRPGPLPENVRVADFLPYDELLPRCAAVVSNGGYGGVNHALRYGVPLVVVGASEDKREVAARVTWSGAGIGRARASAAPRTLRRAVRAVLDDPRYRTRARELAGEMAAGPAMDEVVKLVTG; this comes from the coding sequence ATGACTCGCGTACTCGTCTGCGTGCAGCCCGCGCGCGGTCACGTCGGGCCGACCAAGCCGATCGTCGGAGCGCTGGTCGCCGCCGGTCACGAGGTCGCCGTCGTCACCGGTGCGCGTTACCGGGAGACGTTCGAGGAGCTGGGCGCCACCGTCACCGTCCTGCCGGAAGAGGCCGACTTCGACGAGACCGACCTGAACGGCACCATCCCCGGCCGGGCCGGGCGACGCGGGCTCGGTCTCGCGCGGTTCGAGCTGGCCAACTTCGTCCGCGCCATGCCCGCGCAGCTGAGCGTCATCGACGGGCACCAGGCCGACGTCGTGCTGTGCGATCCGCTGATGACGGCCGGGCTGGCCCTGGTCCGGCGCGAACGGCGGCCACGCCTGCTGACGCTGGGGTTCCTGCCGTTCATGCCCCCGGTCCCGACCGGCCCGCCCGGGCACCCCCTGCGCGGTGCGATCTTCAAAGCGCTCGTGCCGTGGGTGACCGGCCCCGCGCAGAGACTGGCGAAAGACCTGCTGGGCGGCGATCCGGGCATGCTGTTCACCGACTGGCCCCTGCACAGCGACGGCGTGCTCCAGATGACCTGCCCGGGCTTCGAGTACCCGCGCCCCGGGGTGCCGCTGCACTTCATCGGGCCGACGACGGTCAGCGCGGCGAGCGAGCACCCGCTGCCGCCGTGGTGGGCCGACCTCGACGGCGGCCGGCCGGTGGTGCACGTGACCCAGGGGACGGTCGCGAACGACGACCTCGGCCGGCTCGTCGAACCCACCATCGACGCGCTGGCCGGCGAGGACGTCCTGGTCGTCGCGACGACGTGCGGGACGCCCCTGCGGCCCGGCCCGCTGCCGGAGAACGTCCGCGTGGCCGATTTCCTGCCCTACGACGAGCTGCTCCCCCGCTGCGCCGCCGTCGTCAGCAACGGCGGGTACGGCGGCGTCAACCACGCCCTCCGCTACGGCGTGCCGCTGGTCGTGGTCGGGGCCAGCGAGGACAAGCGCGAGGTCGCCGCCCGGGTCACCTGGTCCGGGGCCGGGATCGGCCGCGCCCGCGCCTCGGCCGCGCCGCGGACGCTGCGGCGGGCCGTCCGCGCCGTCCTCGATGACCCGCGCTACCGCACCCGGGCCCGGGAGCTGGCCGGCGAAATGGCCGCCGGGCCGGCGATGGACGAGGTGGTGAAGCTGGTCACCGGCTGA
- a CDS encoding helix-turn-helix domain-containing protein translates to MTIPESEGTRRRYESPVREARARRTRAHVVATAGKLFAARGYAGTSMRQIASEAGVSLETVTQTGRKPQLLLAAFRDGFAGDPDAVNLDALAGPAGPADLPAVVSRVAAGVRGSLPIWRAFTTAAAADAEVAAVRAELAVVRRTEIAGRLSAAGLAPEGGSVGRLADAIGLIMSHEAYDHLTAVCGWRHEEYVAWAAAAIQAQLTLDWE, encoded by the coding sequence GTGACGATACCGGAATCCGAGGGCACGCGGCGCCGTTACGAGTCGCCGGTGCGCGAGGCCCGCGCCCGGCGTACCCGGGCCCACGTGGTGGCGACGGCGGGCAAGCTGTTCGCTGCACGCGGCTACGCGGGCACGAGCATGCGGCAGATCGCCTCCGAGGCCGGGGTGAGCCTGGAGACCGTGACGCAGACGGGCCGCAAGCCGCAGCTGCTGCTCGCCGCGTTCCGCGACGGCTTCGCGGGCGACCCGGACGCGGTGAACCTGGACGCCTTGGCGGGCCCGGCCGGACCGGCGGACCTGCCGGCGGTGGTGTCCCGGGTGGCGGCGGGGGTGCGCGGATCGCTGCCGATCTGGCGCGCGTTCACGACCGCGGCCGCGGCGGACGCGGAGGTGGCGGCGGTCCGCGCGGAGCTGGCGGTGGTGCGCCGGACGGAGATCGCGGGCCGGCTCTCGGCGGCGGGCCTGGCGCCGGAAGGTGGTTCGGTGGGACGGCTCGCCGACGCGATCGGGCTGATCATGTCGCACGAGGCCTACGACCACCTGACGGCGGTGTGCGGCTGGCGGCACGAGGAGTACGTGGCTTGGGCGGCGGCGGCGATCCAGGCGCAGCTGACGCTCGACTGGGAGTGA
- a CDS encoding GGDEF domain-containing protein, producing MKSPRAVRFAFQPLYSLHTGGVVAHEALARPGRGTVPELLAQARRDGRLAEADLGLAVAAVRQDAEKPTSLPLHLNLSARTLAAPPAMYDDLLGELGDAGRRTRDVVLEIGPPFAPLPAGRALAGMRELTELGFRLALDGLGRGDLPLGLLVEAPIDLVKLDRTVLRGLPDDPASAAVVEALLHYTNRTGTRLVATGVETDAQLDAVRDLGVRIAQGHLLAPPTAAGPAPALLTRGRPTTGAPAPCVGDFLRPATTLPETAACDEVRAVLAAADAPSGVVGVDELHRPRWSVDRTRFLVAVTGPYGHALHAKRPAARLADTPHTIEARAGAMEFLELVTDADWGRTGDDVVVVDELGRCLGVVLVTEVVRGVAEAKVEAAAALNPLTRLPGSDTIARDVARRITIGEPFVAAWLDIDGFKAINDTAGFAAGDHLIRELGAALTELAGGLRRMRVSHVGGDDFLVVCDVDEIATVAGAVLDRAWSAEGRPVTVSLATLVCASGAIGSYQEVSRLLAPLKKRAKAVPGSSWVLSRPGSERVEVLRGIGTRGLQAAAG from the coding sequence GTGAAGTCGCCACGCGCGGTCCGCTTCGCCTTCCAGCCGCTGTACAGCCTCCACACGGGAGGTGTCGTGGCGCACGAAGCGCTGGCCAGGCCCGGCCGCGGAACCGTCCCCGAGCTGCTCGCGCAGGCGCGCCGCGACGGCAGGCTCGCCGAGGCCGACCTCGGGCTCGCGGTGGCCGCCGTCCGGCAGGACGCCGAAAAGCCGACGTCGCTCCCCCTGCACCTGAACCTCTCGGCCCGCACCCTGGCCGCGCCGCCGGCGATGTACGACGACCTCCTCGGAGAGCTCGGCGACGCGGGCCGGCGCACCCGCGACGTCGTCCTCGAGATCGGGCCGCCGTTCGCGCCGCTGCCGGCCGGCCGCGCGCTCGCGGGCATGCGCGAGCTCACCGAACTCGGCTTCCGGCTCGCGCTCGACGGTCTCGGCCGCGGCGACCTGCCGCTGGGCCTGCTCGTCGAGGCGCCGATCGACCTGGTGAAGCTCGACCGGACCGTGCTGCGCGGGCTGCCGGACGACCCGGCCTCGGCCGCGGTGGTCGAGGCGCTGCTGCACTACACGAACCGCACCGGCACGCGGCTCGTCGCGACCGGCGTGGAGACCGACGCCCAGCTCGACGCCGTCCGCGACCTGGGCGTCCGGATCGCGCAGGGGCACCTGCTCGCGCCGCCGACCGCCGCCGGGCCCGCGCCGGCCCTGCTGACGCGCGGCCGTCCCACGACCGGGGCCCCGGCACCGTGCGTCGGCGACTTCCTCCGCCCGGCGACGACCCTGCCGGAAACGGCGGCGTGCGATGAGGTCCGCGCGGTGCTCGCGGCGGCGGACGCGCCTTCGGGCGTGGTCGGGGTGGACGAGCTGCACCGGCCGCGCTGGTCGGTCGACCGGACCCGGTTCCTGGTGGCGGTCACCGGCCCGTACGGGCACGCGTTGCACGCGAAGCGCCCGGCGGCCCGGCTCGCGGACACCCCGCACACGATCGAGGCCCGCGCCGGCGCGATGGAGTTCCTCGAGCTGGTCACCGACGCCGACTGGGGCCGCACGGGCGACGACGTGGTCGTGGTCGACGAGCTCGGCCGCTGCCTCGGCGTGGTGCTGGTGACCGAGGTGGTCCGCGGCGTGGCCGAGGCGAAGGTCGAAGCGGCCGCGGCACTGAACCCGCTGACGCGGTTGCCGGGCAGCGACACGATCGCCCGCGACGTCGCCCGCCGCATCACGATCGGCGAGCCGTTCGTCGCGGCCTGGCTGGACATCGACGGTTTCAAGGCGATCAACGACACGGCCGGCTTCGCGGCGGGCGACCACCTGATCCGCGAGCTCGGCGCGGCACTGACCGAGCTGGCCGGCGGCCTGCGGCGGATGCGCGTGAGCCACGTCGGCGGCGACGACTTCCTGGTGGTGTGCGACGTCGACGAGATCGCCACGGTGGCCGGGGCGGTGCTGGACCGCGCTTGGTCGGCGGAGGGGCGCCCGGTGACGGTGTCCCTGGCGACGCTGGTCTGCGCGAGCGGCGCGATCGGGTCGTACCAGGAGGTTTCGCGGTTGCTGGCGCCGCTGAAGAAGCGCGCGAAGGCGGTACCGGGCTCGAGCTGGGTGCTGAGCCGCCCGGGCTCGGAGCGGGTGGAAGTGCTGCGCGGCATCGGAACCCGCGGCCTGCAGGCTGCCGCGGGCTGA
- a CDS encoding metalloregulator ArsR/SmtB family transcription factor — protein MHAFDVLGDPVRRRILELLADGERAAGAVTEVIRAEFGISQPAVSQHLKVLRDNGFAVVRQDGTRRLYAVGHDPLRDVDVWLDRFRRYWTPPLDALATEIARGKRERRIEQGEDP, from the coding sequence GTGCACGCGTTCGACGTCCTCGGCGACCCGGTCCGCCGCCGGATCCTCGAGCTGCTGGCCGACGGCGAACGGGCCGCCGGGGCGGTGACCGAGGTGATCCGGGCCGAGTTCGGCATCTCGCAGCCGGCCGTCTCCCAGCACCTGAAGGTGTTGCGGGACAACGGCTTCGCGGTCGTCCGCCAGGACGGGACGAGACGGCTGTACGCGGTCGGGCACGATCCGTTGCGCGACGTCGACGTCTGGCTGGACCGGTTCCGCCGGTACTGGACACCGCCGCTGGACGCGCTGGCCACCGAAATCGCCCGCGGCAAGCGCGAGCGCCGCATCGAGCAAGGAGAAGATCCGTGA
- a CDS encoding SRPBCC family protein, which produces MIDVSHQISAVRRTLGDRVIEEKEARVLTISQVYDTDVDDLWDACTDPERIPRWFLPVSGELKVGGKYQLEGNAGGTVERCDPPKSFAATWEFGGNVSWIEVRLTPEGSGTRFELEHVAHVDERWDEFGPGAVGIGWDGALVGLVLHLSAPGTAVDPEAAMAWMMSPDGIRFMTASNEAWYEADVAAGADPAKARAAADRTLKAYTTPPEA; this is translated from the coding sequence GTGATCGACGTCAGCCACCAGATCAGCGCCGTCCGCCGGACGCTCGGCGACCGGGTGATCGAGGAGAAGGAGGCCCGCGTCCTCACGATCAGCCAGGTCTACGACACCGATGTCGACGACCTGTGGGACGCCTGCACCGACCCCGAGCGCATCCCGCGCTGGTTCCTGCCGGTCAGCGGGGAGCTGAAGGTCGGCGGGAAGTACCAGCTGGAGGGCAACGCGGGCGGCACGGTCGAGCGCTGCGACCCGCCGAAGAGCTTCGCCGCCACCTGGGAGTTCGGTGGCAACGTCAGCTGGATCGAGGTCCGGCTGACGCCGGAGGGTTCAGGCACGCGGTTCGAGCTGGAACACGTGGCGCACGTCGACGAGCGCTGGGACGAGTTCGGCCCGGGCGCGGTCGGCATCGGCTGGGACGGGGCGCTGGTCGGCCTGGTCCTGCACCTGTCCGCGCCGGGCACGGCCGTCGACCCGGAGGCGGCGATGGCCTGGATGATGTCGCCCGACGGCATCCGCTTCATGACGGCGTCGAACGAGGCGTGGTACGAGGCCGACGTCGCGGCGGGCGCGGACCCGGCCAAGGCCCGGGCGGCGGCCGACCGCACGCTGAAGGCGTACACGACCCCGCCGGAGGCCTAA